The region gaaaccccaagagtatggctcctagaacacccttttaactcagtactgaagtcactcttgaggttcacccttcagccaaagatgagaggcccataaaacaataatacacgtagttcATCCGTATATACTAGACTAAACGggctcaccagcccaggggcaaggacgagaaggcaggaggggacaggtagAGCTGGAcacatggaaatggggaacccaaagtcaggaaggggagagtgttgacatgtcatggggttggcaaccaatgtcacaaaacaatatgtgtattaattgtttaatgagaaactaatttgctctgtaaaccttcacctaaagcacaatttaaaaaaaaaattgtatcagttttgtttttatacatgtTGGAATTAGAAAGTGTCTCAGCTAAAAGCTGCTTGAAACATATTTATGAAATACATAACATGCCATGCTGACTTAAAGTATTTATATTTTTTGCAGTATACTCCTGATCACGTCACTGGACCTGGAGCAGACGTTGATCCCACTGAAATAACCTTTCCCGGATGCATTTGTCTCAAAACTCCCTGCCGCCCTGATACCTGCTCCTGTCTCCGTCAGGAGAACTATGACGATAATTCATGCCTCAGAAATATAGGATCGGAAGGAAAGTATGCCCAGCCAGTTTTTGAATGCAATGCCATGTGCCAGTGCAGTGACCGCTGCAAAAACAGAGTGGTCCAGAGGGGTCTGCAGTTCCACCTCCAGGTGTTCAAGACAGATAAAAAAGGCTGGGGACTTCGGACCTTGGAATTTATACCAAGAGGAAGGTTTGTCTGTGAATATGCTGGTGAGGTTTTAGGGTTCCCTGAAGTGCAGAGAAGAATTCGGTTACAGACTGTACATGATTCAAATTATATTATAGCCATCAGGGAACATGTTTATAATGGACAGGTGATGGAAACATTTGTTGATCCTACCTATACAGGAAATATTGGAAGATACCTTAACCATTCTtgtgaaccaaacctgttgatgaTTCCTGtccgaattgactccatggtacctaAGTTGGCTCTGTTTGCAGCCAAAGACATTTTGCCGGAAGAAGAACTCTCTTATGACTATTCAGGAAGATTTCTTAACCTGAGGGAcagtgaagatggagagaagctagataaaggaaaaccaagaaaacctTGTTACTGTGGTGCCAAATCGTGTACTGCTTCCCTGCCTTATGACAGTTCACTGTACTGCCCCTTATAAAAGCCAGTCATCAATTAGGAGGGAAAAGTATAGGAGACATACATCTGGTCTCCCTCAGTGGATGAGAATGAGAAGGAACCAAGTGCATATGGCTCAGCCCCTTCTGGCTTCCCCCTCTTGCAAGCAACTTATCCTTGAGGTAAGTTTCTGCTCTCTGGTAAGCAGCTTGCCTGTCCCTCTGGGGAGGCCAGTGGTTATCTAGCTGTGCCTCTGCCTGGCTGCATTAAGTTTAACTTGAGTACAGCAGAGCATGTAAGTTGTCCATCAATATTCTTTCTCCCCATTTATAATAGAATTCTCAGTTTTTAGCTGGGTATATGACTGCCCAAAATACTCACATAGATGTGGCTAAGTGAGTATGTTCTAGCTAATGGAGTGTAAGCAAAAATGGTGTGTCCTTATGTGAAGAGATCCtgcctttctccctctccctctctttcttcctgttGGCTGGAATGTATGCATGATTGCTGGAGCTGGAGCAGCCATCCTAGACCCCAAGATGACCTGGGAAAGGAAGCCAAGTATAACAAATCACAGAAGTCTGGGTGCCTGGTACTGTGGGACAATCCTCCAGTCCTGAATTGCTTCCTCTGGACTTTTAAGTGATACTGCTAAGAAATAGACTCTCCCTTGTTTAAGCCGCTGTTATTTTGAGTTTTCTAGCACTCACATTGATCCTAATCATAATGAACcaagggaaaccctagtggctgcATGCCAAAGCCCTGCTTCTCAATCAGTTTCCTCAGTAATaaaactaatatttttatttctctctgacTCCTGCGTCttatttctcatttatttctaaatattgagCAAGGGAAAAGGACATGATTAATTACCACCctctccaaaaaaaaccaaacccagtgccatcgatttgattccaactcataggacagagtagaactgccccatagagtttccaaggagcaccagcagattcgaactgtccgaccctttggttagcagccatagcacttaaccactacgccaccagggtttcctgtcaccCTCTAGAACCCTAATAATTACCACCAATAGTGAAGAATATAGCCATGAGACTGACTATGTACATAATCAAATGTCATAAAAGGAAACACATTGTAAAATTTTCATTATATGCTTGGCTAGACTAGCATGTGAAGTTATGCTTCAAAACTTCAAACAACCTCATATCTTTATATATTAATAACATGAAAATAACCCTGTCAACACCACAGAAAGAGGCAGGAGTTTGATAGACCCCATTTCGACTTCTGGAGAGGCAAGCATCTCTAGCTTCCTTCCTCATAGCAAGGGTGTTATAAAAACAAAGTTACTATGGAGGTTTAGTAGACATTTTGAAAGTTAAAATAACTATCAAAGCCTTTAATTATTGTTCagaagcctgggtggcacaagcagtttgcagttggctgcaaacctaaaggttggtggttcaaactcacccagtggttccgtggaagaaagcccttgcaatctgcttttataaagattgcagccaggaaaatgttatggagcagttctagtccgtaacacatggggtctccgtgagtcggaattgactcagtggcatcagATAGTGTTTAATAAATTTCTAACACATTTAAACCCTACTACCAGAATTTGgcagtgggtatttttttttttaaccaggatttaggaaaccctggtggcatagtggttaagaatttgtctgctaaccaaaaggtcagcagtttgaatccaccaggcgctccttggaaaccctatagagcagttctactctgacctatagggtcagtatgagtcagaagtggctcgacggcaacagatttggtttttttttttgtttttggaccaGGAtctagatccatatttgtacccattccaaagaaagatgatccagcagAACGTGGAAATTGTCGAAAAATGTCACTAATGTCACAGACGAGTAACATTTTGCTGCAGgtcactcaaaagcagttgcagcaatacagctacagggaactgccagaaattcaagctagattcagaagaggacgtggaaccaggaatatcattgctaatatcagatggattatggctgaaagcagagaataccagaaagatgtttacctgtgttttattgactatgcaaaggcattctgctgtatggatcatgacaaattatggataacattgtcaagaacgggagttccagaacacttaattgtgctcatgaggaacctgtacttatacCAAGAGGTagtagttcgaacagaacaagggaatactgcatggcttaaagttaggaaaggtgtgtgtcagggttgtgtcctttcaccatacctattcagtctgtatgctgagcaaataatctgaaaatctggattatatgaagaagaatagggcatcaggattgaaggaagactcattaacaacctgcaatatgaagatgacacagccttgcttgctgaaagtgaagaggacttgaagcacttactgaagaagatcaaagaccacagccttcagtatggattacatctcaacataaagaaaacagaaatcctcacaactggaccaaaaagcaacatcatgttaaatggagaaaagattgaagttatcaaggatttcattttacttggatccacaatcaatgcccatgcaagcagcagtcaagaaatcagaggatgcattgcactgggcagatctcctgcagaagacctctttaatgtgttcaaaagcaaagatgtcactttgaggactaaggtgcgcctgacccaagccatggtgttttcaatggcctcacatacatgcaaaagctggacaacgaataaggaagacggaagaattgatgcccttgaattacagtgttgacaaagaatactgaatacaccgtggactacCAGACAAATAAATACATCTATCTTGGAAGGAGGgcagcccgaatgctccttagaagcaaggatggcgagacttcgtctcacatactttggacattgttatcaggagggaccagtccctggagaaggacatgtttggtaaagtagagtgtcagcaaaagagaggaagaccctcaataagatgaattgacacagtggtgcaacaatgggctcaagcataacgattgcgaggatgatgcaggactaggcagtgtttggttctgttgtacactgggtcgctatgagtcggaaccgactctacggcaccgaacaacaacaaccaggatTTCAAAGAATTACATCACTGCACCCTAAAAGTTAGCATTCccaggtggtgaaaacagttaacccactcagctgctaaccaaaaggttggaagttcaagtccttcagaggcacctcaggagaaaggcctagaaatcttcccaaaaatcagccattgaaaacagtatggagcacagttctactctgacacactttgggttgccatgagtcaggattaacttgacggcaactggttattacttttaaaattacaTCATAAGGGATCCATATTATAGATAACATTCTACTCCTGTATGATATTTTAAGTATATCTTAATAAAGATGTTAAAAAATAAGTACATTAGGGTTAATGTGTTCACATAACATTATCAAGAATGGTTCCACTTGAACAGAGGATACTAGAGTGTTCATAAAATGTCTTCAACTAAAATGTGTAATGTCTAAAACAGAACAAATATTTCCCCCAAACTAATCATTTCTCCCTGCTCACCTTCCTCTATTACTTTGATTTCTCTGAAGCAGACCTGCCTTTTATCTCCTTTTCACAAGGACTCCTAATAATTGAGCTACTtcagaaggaataaagaaatggtCAGAAGGAAAATGATTCATTCAGTCTTTGATTCTGCACAGGGCTGAActgcccaataagcaaggtacacataggCTTCCTTGTgcatatttactaatctgtagtgaccaattttggcattgtggttaagagctacgtctgctaactgaaagagcagcagttcaaatccaccacacactccttggaaactctatggggcagttctcctctgtcctatggggtgactatgagttggaattgacacgatggcaatgagttttttttttagtgatcagTTTCACCTCTTTTTCACCACATTGTGGTGAAAACCATATTAAATTggtcactgcagattagtaagcaagcacaagtaagcccgagTGTCCTCCTTTACTATAAACCAGtgcataccttgtttactggttaatctgcccctgattcTGCCGATAACCTTTCCTACTAGCTTTGGCCCTTTCTCTATAGagtagtgtttctttttgtttgtgtgttttgttttgatttgtttttaatatcaCCATCTGTGAATCAGAGATGCTCACAGAGGACAATCTTCAGAGACAGGGACAGTAGCAGCATCCTTATCTCCCTGCCTCTGCCGCACAGAACCAACTAACTACAGACCCTTAGATTTTTTGTCCATATGAACTAGTTTATTCTTAAATAGCACATTACCCTAGAAGTCAGATTCCTAATATACAAGTGGAAGAGTCTTTATCCCAAGTCTTTTTCTAAAAACAGGTAACATTTACTTTATTGCCACATTCTTAAGAATATTGACTTTTGAgagcaaacatttaaaaaaatatatatttctgctTGACTATTATTGTTGCCTTTAGAGCTGTCGAGTTTATTCCTTCTCATGGcggccccgtgtgtgcagagtagaactgtgctccgtagggttttcaaggctgtgacctttcggaagtaagTCACCAGATCTTTCATCTGAGGCATGTCTGAGTGGACTTGAGCCTTcagcctttcggtcagcagccaagcacgttgcCCATGTGCACtgctcagggactccaggtctgggattgttgttgttagttgccatcaattccaactcatggcgaccccacatgtgcagagtagaactgggttttcagggctgtgacctttcggaagcagatcaccaggcctgtctcccaaggtaccactaaaaaaaaaaaaatgggttcaaactgccaacctttcagctagtagtcaagcgtttaaccatttgcgccacctagggacagCTTGACTATTAATCCTGATAAaaaacatttaatataattataacTTAATCTTAAGACTAGAATTTTAAAAGATGGCATTGTCTTCATGAAattgaaatatttataaaaattgactGTGAAAAATTTCCACTCACTTCATTAAAGATGTTGAAAGGTGTACCTTGGGAAAAGTTACTGCCCAAGTATAATAATCACACTTGGAGAGCAAAGGTTTTCAAATcttctaaataaaaattaagtttttttatttaaaagtaatATTCACAAAATATCAATGGCTAAAAGAAGTGGAAGATTTGGCCTTAATTGAAACGAATATGCTAGAgattatttctctctcttcttattCTTGATATTAAGCTCCAATACTGACTTTGCTCTGAAGCATCAGGCAGGAATGAGTTCAAGAGATCAACAGGACACTGACCTAATTCTAACAGAGGATTTTAAACCCAGAAAGgtctcattcaaaaaaaaaagaaaaaatcctcaaaattgtttTCATTCCCTACAGTATTCAAATGGTGAGGTTTGTAGGGTTGTTTGTATAGCAAATCCTTAATTACAGCTCTGGCATTCACCAGAGCTGTAATTAAGGATTTGCTATACAAACAACCCTACAAACCTCACTCATTCACGGGCAAGTTACTGAACCTCTCAGTCTCAGTTCATTTTCTGGAAATAGCCTTGTGAAAATCAAATTAGTTAACACATGTAAGGAGTTTAGAACAACTCCTAAATCCATAGTATAAGTATCAGTTTCTAGAACTATCTCTCGGATGGCTTCAAGTTATTCCTCCTCATTTTTATTCAGGTGTGATTAGGCTGTGATGTCCTTCAATGACAATCTTAAAGAGGGAAAAAAGGTCACAGAGAGGTAACCTGAAGGGTCTGAGCAAGAGGGTGTCCTGTTCTGAGTCCTACATTTTCGAGTACCGAggatatgcttgtgaaagctggataatgaataaagaccgaagaagaattgacacctttgaattatggtgttggcaatgaacattgaatataccatggactgccagaagaaccaacagatctgtcttggaagaagtacagccagaatgcttcttagaagcaaggatggcaagacttcatctcatgtactttggacatgttattaggagggaccagtccctggagagggacatcatgcttggtaaagtagagggtcagcaaaaaagaggtagaccctcaatgaaatagattggcacagcagctgcaacaatgggctcaagcatagcaacgattgtaaggatggcacaggactgggcagtgttttgttttgttttacagaggattgctatgagtcataaccgactcgatggcacctaacaacaacagggtccCACACACAAACATGCTCACAAATGAATTAAAACATGGATAGTAAAATCAGACAAAGGTATTTCAAGAAAGCTAAGaccttatgaatacagatgcaaaaattttcaacaaaattctagcaaaccaaatccagcaacATACAAAAAGGATTatccaccatgatcaagtgggatttattccaggaaagtAATGTACGTTTTATAAAAATAAGTGTAATATACCATATTCATAGAATAAGgtacaaaaaccacatgatcatctcaatagacacagagaaagcatttgacaaaatcccacACCATTTCATGATGAATAACACTGAACAAATTAGGAATAGGCAGGGAACTTCTTCAGCCTGAGAATAGACATCTATGAAAAATCCACAGCTAATATACTAAACGGTGACAGACTTAGTGCTTTCTACTTAAGGTCACTCTCACCACTCCTACTCAGTATTGTACTGGAGATTCTAGCTAGGACAGTTaggcaagaaaagaaacaaaaggcatccagactggaaagaaagaaatctatatgtatgacatgatcttgtatatagaaaatcctaaggaatttatttaaaaaaaaaaaaaagaactactaaAATTAATAAGCAAATTCAGCAAGGTTGTAGGATACAAAatcaaaatacacaaaaaaatgaaTTGCATTTCCATACATTAGCAGTGAACAATctgaaaattaagaaaaccatttctttttgtgtgtgtgtgaattctgtttttttttctttttttattgtgcttaaagtgaaagtttacagttcaagtcagtttctcatacaaaatcttatacacacattgttatgtgaccctagtttctctccctacaatgtgacagcacactcctttccatccTGTAGTTCCCATATCCATTCagacagctcctgtccccctttgccttctcatctcacctccagacaggagctgcctacatagtttcatgtgtctccctgagctaagaagcacactccttcccagtatcattttatgtctcatagtccagtctaatctttgtccaaggaattggcttcaggaatggttttagttctgggctaacggagagtccaggggctgtgtcctctggggtccctccagtctcagaccattaagtctggtctttttactagaatttgagtctgcatcccacttttctcttgctccatcagggattctctgttgtgctccctgtcagggcagtcattggtgatagccaggcatcatctatttcttcccgtctcaggctgatggagtctctggtttatgtggcccttactgtctctttggctcatattttccttgtgtcttttggtgttcttcattctcctttgctccaggtggttgggaccaattgatgcatcttagattggcacttgccactcaccaaagtgggatgcagaatgtaagAAAGCCACTTCTTCATAATAACATCAAAAGGCacaaaatactaaggaataagtTTTTTAAAGAAGTGTAAGACTTATACACTTCTTAACTATGGGGTTTGCATAGTACAGTAAAGCCTGCAAAAGCTGGAGCCTGTGTAAGGTGC is a window of Elephas maximus indicus isolate mEleMax1 chromosome 20, mEleMax1 primary haplotype, whole genome shotgun sequence DNA encoding:
- the LOC126063965 gene encoding LOW QUALITY PROTEIN: histone-lysine N-methyltransferase SETMAR (The sequence of the model RefSeq protein was modified relative to this genomic sequence to represent the inferred CDS: deleted 1 base in 1 codon; substituted 3 bases at 3 genomic stop codons), coding for MLAEGGEKMPLLGMAASEEEPEAPTEQQDITRGLENLPVSWWPPEVEPAPFQYTPDHVTGPGADVDPTEITFPGCICLKTPCRPDTCSCLRQENYDDNSCLRNIGSEGKYAQPVFECNAMCQCSDRCKNRVVQRGLQFHLQVFKTDKKGWGLRTLEFIPRGRFVCEYAGEVLGFPEVQRRIRLQTVHDSNYIIAIREHVYNGQVMETFVDPTYTGNIGRYLNHSCEPNLLMIPVRIDSMVPKLALFAAKDILPEEELSYDYSGRFLNLRDSEDGEKLDKGKPRKPCYCGAKSCTASLPYDSSLYCPLXKPVINXEGKVXETYIWSPSVDENEKEPSAYGSAPSGFPSCKQLILEEAANPNSGRQLQAKAFSVGFGGQVPTKKGLQSTLAIA